The genomic window CAACTTGTATGTAACTCAGTGCGCGCACGTACCTAGGTCTACGATCGATGACCATCTAGGcactttttatttcattcttacGGAAAGTGACACGATGTTTTGACAATTCTGTCTAACGCATTGAAATTGTTGTAATCTTTCCGACGGACTGCGAATTAATTAAGctctattatttaaaacaaaacgcCGTTTTGCTTACATGCGAACGCTGTCTTGACGTTGGCATGATATCGTTAAATTTCTTCGACATAATCTTCTATGTAagttagtttaaaaaaattgcattatcttGGTTTATGCACTCAAGAAATTATATCACCCTTGGTTTTATCGCAGCGTTGTGgcatatcaataaaatatgtatatataaacaaaatttatatatataatatatataactggATTtctaacataatatataaaattaatattataagtcttgtaaaattgcattaaaatgcaatttttatattaaaaagaatattttatattaaaaaattcttttgtattcCGCAAAGAATCAGCGTGAGCCTcgtttttacgtaaaaattcgTCTATACGTGCCAGTCAAAACTGTTACTAGTTTTCTGGCAATTTTCTAACTGCGCTCTTCAATTGCAGTTGCAGCAGTCCGGCGAGCGCGCTGGTGAAACCAGCGTTGTAGTCCAGCGTTACTTCCGTGTAAGCGTACTCCTCGCGACAATCTTTAAACAAATCTACTTCATCCGGGCCGGAGACTAAAGCACCGTAGAGGATCTGCGGATTCGGCGCGTTTTTGCTGAATTCCTGCCACCCGCATGACGCTGGTCTATCGGGGCAGGAGGACGCTGCATGGTGCGGCTGTTTCGGTGAATTTTTGTCGTACCCGACCACGTAATTCCTTCCTGAAAAAGTACGCACAAATTCACATGAATTCACAAACAAAAatggaaaaggaagaaaaaataaacgtcTATTCAGAATTCGTGAAAAACggtaaaaatttgttattattataacggTTTATTGATTAACTCATTAACtgccattatttttatatttcatttgtatttattaatataaaactatttaacaattaagccataatgattaataataaattaataatataaaaaataaaattaaaaatttttatactttattagatatttttaacttGGGTCCTACCTGCTCCGCCCAGCATGTAGTCGATTTGTTCCTTGGCGAATTGGCGGTACTCCTGCGAGTCGCCGATCTCCGGGGTGTCCGCCGCTACCAGGCAGATGAAAGCAACATTAGCAGCGTGAGAAAGAGTACCGAATTTATCAATGAACAGAAGACCCTTCGGTGTGCGTTTCTGCTGCCGCACCGAGAAGTCGCAGAACGCGCGGGTGGCATTCTGATACTCGGACTGTCCCGTCAGTTCGGCCAGCAGCACCTGCGATAAGCAAAAAGAAATGTTTCCAAGCCAATTCCAGCTGAAGATACCAGAAGAAACAAAGGACGCATTTAGCAGAACAGGTCGCTTAGTAGCAATTGAACGAAATGATTGGCTATTACTTTTAAGATCAATAAATCAACGTCGAAATTCAATAGAAAATCTAATAATATTGCCTAACTGTTGAGTCTGCTAAATGCGGCTAATGACATAACACGCTGCTTAGCGAGTTATTTACAACTTTCCTCGCGGTCGAGAAACTCCGTTATTCAGTTCAACGCCGAATTCGTCGAAGAATAGTGACAACTTTTCCACACGGACAAATTACGTTAGTAAGATTAATATGctattacagatttaaaaagtGTAAGTATAGGAAGTTTTACCTGGATACCGGCGACTTTCTTGTTATAGAAGAACGCGTTCGGTCGTTCCTTGAGGTGAAAGTGCTGATAATGATGTACCGCGTCGTCAAAGTACCTCGTATCATCGGTTGCCTTGAAGAGCCATATCGCGGCCCATGCCAGCTCGTCGCCGTAATCCGTGCTCTCGTAATATCGCTCAGCGCCGCGTATCGCCTCGTGATAAAGGCCGCGATAAACATCAGCGAATTTATACAGGCCCTTCGCGTGTTCGAGACATTTGGCACTGTACTCGGGATCGACGATGCTGAAGACGATGCTCGAGGCCGCGAGAGCGGCGGCCGTTTCACCGGCGAGATCAGAACCTGCGATCGATTGATAACAAATAGAATACACTACACGGATACACAATAATGaggaattaaatataataaaatgaaaaaatgaagaatgaagaaatgaagaaacaaagaataaaaaaaaagaaataaagaataaaaaaataaagaaataaaaaatgaagaataaagaatgaagaaataaagaatgaaaaaaaccAAATGAGtcaagcataaaaaaaaatggaaccaatattttactcataaataaAGGTTCCATTTCCTTATTGGTTATTTTCATATTGGTGTGTCATCTACATTAGTATTAAGctcatttacaatatatttcttttctattaatCTTTTACTAACTAAACGTTTAGAATGAGAGGTATAATGATATTACCAGGATGCTCTGCATCAATTTTGTAGGTAGGCCTGGTGGTGTTCAGCTCCTCGGGTCTTCCCCAAAACATATGATCGATGGGAAAATCTCCCACTTGTCCGTACAACACGTTCTCGCTTACGTGACACTTGATAAAGTAATCGGTAGACCATTTAATAGCTCTACGAATTTCGTCCAGCTGACCGGCGGCGTCATAAGCCTCTGGCCAATTGACCGTTCCCCAGGCTAAAAGTGTCGTTGTGAAAGCCATCGTGAAGCCGAACTTGACAAAATCACCCGCTGGAAGAATGTAAGCGATTAATTGTGcacaataaattatactttcttTCCATTGGCagaaatttaaatacttaaaaataatatttatagaattttagattttaattaactattcataataattttaatataattatttttatattatattattatcagtaacttttcttattgtttctcttttcaattttttctctctttctctatcagACTAGTCTTTTTCCTTTATATTTCAttggttttaaaataaatttttcttctttctaaaaatatttctacatgtactatacaaattttttaattataattttattgatattaatttttacatatacgaTTTCCCAGAAAACActaattaaattgatatctttaataacaataatttgcattaaattaaatttataataaatagtaataaattaataatcttgaCATAATGCTTTTTGGATCACattgatgtaaaattattgaattaaatggAGTGTTCTAAAATGTAACGCTAATTTATTACCATCGTAGTATCCTCCGATTAGATCCTCGCCATTCGAGCCGCGATCATACAACGCAGAATCGCCTCGCCATGAAATTCTGTTGTTCTTCGGTAGCTTACCAGAACGCTGCGCTTCGTAAAACAATAACGAGAGCTCCAAGGCTCGGGCGTAATCGCTCCCGTTCTCGGTTGCCTTCGCGTTTTCCGTAGGGACGTTTATCTCCCACGTCGACGTAATCAATATTGCCGGCAGAATCTGTCGATAAATCGTTAACATTAACAAACGTTTATTGTCATTGTTGTATCTCCAAACGTTTACGGAGAACGCGCGTAATGATCTTCAGTACACGTGCACCGGGCGAACGAGCGCAATGTAGGACAACGTTGTGTAGAGTCTTAAATTTTGCATATAGACTACAGCCTCATAACATAATCTGCGTGTACGATAATTTACGCAATTAGGATTTACATTCCGGAGGAAAAGTAACATCGGTTTTGCGCTTTATCGGGAATCGAGGAAGGTGAACAGAATTTGAAACCATCTTCAATGCTACAACCTGCATTTCCAATTCCAATTGACAGTCaacagtaaatttttatttcgagcAATTTTGAATTGCTCAACgcaattaaaactaaaaatatttaataataatagttcaGAATGACAACGTAATTGAAAATTAAGGAGTACTGATACTTTCATTACTACTTGTTTTCTCTCAAATTCGAGAGATTCCATTCTGAGACAACAGTCATTTTAAAGtaacaataattacaataagCACTTAGAAAACTGTAAAGTGTAATTAAAATCCAGACATGGTCAACTCTGAAATTGAACcagaaaagtaatatcacaatttcaatttgctaatcaatttaataatattgagaaTATTAAATGCTCTcaacaaacatttaaaattctATAACATCTTTCTGAAAAACTtgaaaagaatttgttgcaaaaatattacctcagccaGGATACAATAtccattattttcatttaatatttaagatttaatattttttgcaaacaattttttacagttttttttagaaagggAGAAATCTTATAGATGCTCTTAATAACGTCAATATTATTGAAtcaattagtaatttaatattgtgatattaatatcacaatattaaattgctaaAAGTATATTAAGTTATCTAGAAAATCATTATATAAGCATTAGTAAGGTTCGCTTATGACCgttaagagtaaaaataaaatgatcgaataaaataacaaagtagacataaatataagaattagaGAAGTAATGATATGTGTAAACACAATTATCTTCTTCCCTCATTCACAAGTTGACAAATAAGAAAGATTTAttttcacaga from Solenopsis invicta isolate M01_SB chromosome 2, UNIL_Sinv_3.0, whole genome shotgun sequence includes these protein-coding regions:
- the LOC105199031 gene encoding endoglucanase E-4, with the protein product MKLDLFVTCVTILPAILITSTWEINVPTENAKATENGSDYARALELSLLFYEAQRSGKLPKNNRISWRGDSALYDRGSNGEDLIGGYYDAGDFVKFGFTMAFTTTLLAWGTVNWPEAYDAAGQLDEIRRAIKWSTDYFIKCHVSENVLYGQVGDFPIDHMFWGRPEELNTTRPTYKIDAEHPGSDLAGETAAALAASSIVFSIVDPEYSAKCLEHAKGLYKFADVYRGLYHEAIRGAERYYESTDYGDELAWAAIWLFKATDDTRYFDDAVHHYQHFHLKERPNAFFYNKKVAGIQVLLAELTGQSEYQNATRAFCDFSVRQQKRTPKGLLFIDKFGTLSHAANVAFICLVAADTPEIGDSQEYRQFAKEQIDYMLGGAGRNYVVGYDKNSPKQPHHAASSCPDRPASCGWQEFSKNAPNPQILYGALVSGPDEVDLFKDCREEYAYTEVTLDYNAGFTSALAGLLQLQLKSAVRKLPEN